The following proteins are encoded in a genomic region of Candidatus Cloacimonadota bacterium:
- a CDS encoding NFACT RNA binding domain-containing protein → MKYGYLAAWVREFEELKASVDRITLHQNTLYLRLIKAGVLVIVLSPQDSFIYHRESVDLLKKTSEIWPQLKGTLISQIAIKDNDRIISIFCEQKDIYGENRTFEIVCELMPPKPNVILINREKNVVVDALVRYSLADNPMRMVLANQPYYPPQTSFEPDKKEIIQIPANSGASSINDYFAQRHQKVLLPADSKSTLDSKIRLLNKELKRLNKKLDLQLQDLKNALKMDYYFACAEAIKPNMKLIIPGQEELIVTNYHDPLLAEIHVPLFPEKSPQQNLHYYLKKYQKAKSGKAIIEINLERTRGEIEAVQALISRMESGEDLDVDTHDKSSSIVQKINQLDRILQLRIDENWQVYIGRKAKENDFISTKLGKAQDWWFHSRIYRGAHVLLKNYRKQEVPAELIRACCALAAWYSQAKFSVNVPVDYTQVRYLRKPKGSAAGFITYTNYKTFFANPKDIRAIKEELGL, encoded by the coding sequence ATGAAATATGGCTACTTAGCGGCTTGGGTACGGGAATTTGAGGAGCTTAAGGCAAGTGTGGACAGGATTACGCTACATCAAAATACCCTGTATCTCCGCTTGATCAAAGCGGGCGTGTTGGTGATCGTACTTAGCCCCCAGGATAGCTTTATTTACCATCGTGAATCCGTAGACCTACTTAAAAAGACAAGTGAGATATGGCCTCAACTGAAGGGGACTCTTATTAGCCAGATTGCGATTAAAGATAATGACCGTATTATCTCGATATTCTGCGAGCAAAAGGACATTTATGGCGAGAATCGTACATTTGAGATAGTGTGCGAGCTGATGCCGCCAAAACCCAATGTGATATTGATTAACCGTGAGAAGAACGTGGTAGTGGATGCCTTGGTAAGATACTCTTTGGCAGACAATCCCATGCGCATGGTACTGGCAAACCAACCCTACTATCCGCCTCAAACGAGTTTCGAACCGGATAAAAAAGAGATAATCCAGATTCCGGCTAATTCCGGAGCCAGCTCCATCAATGATTATTTTGCGCAAAGGCATCAGAAAGTGTTGCTTCCTGCAGATAGCAAATCTACTCTTGACAGCAAGATACGCCTGTTGAATAAAGAGTTGAAACGCTTGAATAAGAAATTGGATTTACAGCTCCAAGACCTGAAAAACGCATTGAAGATGGACTACTATTTTGCCTGTGCCGAAGCTATTAAGCCTAATATGAAGCTGATCATTCCTGGGCAGGAGGAGCTGATTGTAACGAACTATCATGATCCACTATTGGCCGAGATTCACGTACCGCTGTTCCCCGAAAAGAGTCCGCAACAAAACCTGCATTATTATCTGAAGAAGTATCAGAAAGCCAAAAGCGGGAAAGCTATCATCGAGATCAATCTTGAGCGCACCCGGGGAGAGATCGAAGCTGTGCAAGCTCTCATCTCCAGAATGGAAAGTGGAGAGGACTTGGATGTGGATACACATGACAAGAGCAGCAGCATTGTTCAAAAGATCAATCAACTGGACCGTATCCTGCAACTTAGAATCGATGAAAACTGGCAAGTGTACATCGGTAGAAAAGCAAAGGAAAACGACTTTATAAGCACAAAACTGGGTAAAGCTCAGGATTGGTGGTTTCACAGCCGTATCTATCGGGGAGCACATGTGCTATTAAAGAACTATCGTAAGCAGGAAGTTCCTGCAGAATTGATCCGGGCATGCTGTGCACTGGCAGCGTGGTATTCGCAGGCAAAGTTTTCCGTGAATGTGCCGGTGGACTATACCCAGGTGCGCTACTTGAGAAAACCCAAAGGTAGCGCAGCCGGATTTATCACTTACACAAATTACAAGACCTTCTTTGCCAATCCCAAAGACATCCGTGCCATCAAAGAGGAACTGGGATTGTGA
- the htpG gene encoding molecular chaperone HtpG: protein MATKKRETGSLSIHTENIFPIIKKWLYSQHDIFLRELVSNAVDAISKRKYADPNFKAEDMQIEVKLDKSKKTLQVIDTGIGMTADEIRKYINQIAFSGAEEFVNKFKDVQANIIGHFGLGFYSAFMVAEKVTIDSLSVSEGSKAAYWECDGSTEYTMTEGKRKEVGTTITLHFNEDSKDYAEDSKIKDILERYCNFMPIKIMFDGKQVNQTEALWNRKPKDVTREEYIKFYQEVFHDYKDPVFWIHLNVDFPFNLKGILYFPKLRNEPEFFKGEVKLFCNNVFVADNLEDLIPEFLLLLKGGIDIPDIPLNVSRSFLQNDTEVQKISKYIIKKVADHFQATFKEDRKKYEEYWEDINAFIKFGMLKEDEFFDAMKDIAIFKSAGGDYLTVEEYKQRNAAVSEGNTRIWYAASEDTQVSYLNLMKEQGIEVVFQNSPLDIHLFQKLESKLEKVEFIRVDSEVNDLLVNKEGSSLSDEDKDRLQQIFYKALDQKLEASFSKESLKDFFKKYPEAAKSLTPYQIQKDEQTIIDLLELPTELKKELGKEAMEELHNHAYTELKVEVKNLKSKDIPGMIVFSEFMRRWHDMDMISRMGGGGDMLKHHSLVVNTESPVIQKLVSLDKEGKEDEIKTLCGYIHDLSLLEQKAFSGDELKAFIGKANKVLSYL, encoded by the coding sequence GACCCTAATTTCAAAGCTGAAGACATGCAAATTGAGGTCAAACTGGATAAATCCAAGAAAACCCTGCAAGTGATAGACACTGGAATAGGCATGACTGCAGACGAGATTCGCAAATACATCAATCAGATCGCTTTCTCCGGAGCCGAGGAATTCGTGAATAAATTCAAGGATGTACAGGCAAATATCATTGGACACTTTGGTCTGGGCTTCTATTCCGCCTTCATGGTTGCGGAGAAGGTGACCATCGATTCATTATCGGTAAGCGAAGGAAGTAAAGCAGCTTACTGGGAATGTGACGGTTCTACAGAATACACCATGACCGAGGGCAAGCGCAAGGAAGTGGGAACCACCATCACTTTACACTTCAACGAAGATTCCAAGGACTATGCAGAAGATAGCAAGATCAAGGATATTCTGGAACGTTATTGCAACTTTATGCCGATCAAGATCATGTTTGACGGTAAACAGGTCAATCAGACCGAAGCCTTATGGAATCGGAAGCCCAAGGATGTAACGCGTGAAGAGTACATCAAGTTTTATCAGGAAGTATTCCATGATTACAAGGATCCTGTGTTCTGGATTCATCTGAATGTGGATTTCCCCTTCAACCTGAAAGGCATCCTTTATTTCCCTAAATTACGTAATGAACCGGAGTTCTTTAAGGGCGAGGTTAAACTCTTTTGCAACAATGTTTTTGTTGCAGACAATCTGGAAGACCTTATTCCGGAATTCCTGCTTTTGCTGAAAGGCGGCATCGATATCCCGGATATTCCTTTGAACGTATCGCGCAGCTTCTTACAAAACGACACTGAGGTGCAAAAGATATCCAAATACATCATCAAGAAAGTGGCAGATCACTTCCAGGCGACTTTCAAGGAAGACCGCAAGAAATATGAGGAATACTGGGAAGACATCAATGCCTTCATCAAGTTTGGCATGCTGAAAGAAGACGAATTCTTCGATGCCATGAAGGACATCGCCATCTTCAAATCCGCAGGTGGAGACTATTTGACCGTGGAAGAATACAAACAACGCAACGCAGCAGTGAGCGAAGGAAATACCAGAATATGGTACGCTGCCAGCGAAGACACGCAAGTGAGTTATCTGAACCTGATGAAAGAGCAGGGCATTGAAGTAGTATTCCAGAATTCCCCGCTGGATATTCACCTGTTCCAAAAGCTGGAAAGCAAGCTGGAAAAGGTAGAATTCATCCGTGTGGACAGTGAAGTTAACGACCTCCTGGTGAACAAGGAAGGCAGCAGCCTGTCCGATGAAGACAAAGACCGCTTGCAGCAGATATTCTACAAAGCCTTGGATCAAAAGCTGGAAGCATCATTCAGCAAAGAAAGCCTGAAGGATTTCTTCAAAAAGTATCCTGAGGCGGCGAAATCACTAACTCCTTATCAAATTCAGAAAGATGAACAGACCATCATAGACCTCTTGGAACTACCTACAGAACTAAAGAAAGAGCTGGGCAAAGAGGCTATGGAAGAGCTTCACAATCATGCCTATACAGAGCTGAAAGTAGAAGTGAAGAATCTGAAAAGCAAGGACATCCCTGGAATGATTGTCTTCAGTGAATTCATGCGCCGCTGGCACGATATGGACATGATTTCACGTATGGGCGGGGGAGGCGATATGCTGAAGCATCACAGTCTGGTAGTAAACACGGAAAGCCCTGTTATCCAGAAGCTTGTAAGTTTGGACAAAGAGGGTAAAGAGGATGAGATCAAGACGCTCTGCGGGTACATCCACGATCTTTCACTTCTGGAACAGAAAGCCTTTAGCGGAGACGAACTCAAGGCCTTCATAGGCAAGGCAAACAAGGTTCTATCCTATCTGTAA